The Corvus hawaiiensis isolate bCorHaw1 chromosome 10, bCorHaw1.pri.cur, whole genome shotgun sequence genome includes a window with the following:
- the CCDC195 gene encoding putative coiled-coil domain-containing protein 195 produces MEGNTHLLQVIRKMRSQINRLERENRALKGELQGCRQRAVPAERGAAGADGNDVRSLAIDGEGPAASPASLQGSATAAPAPSEQTDTAMTVRRYPTVSLAPAPSSTRSYWAGRKPPSHGLLEVPDSAQPPAPPAAAQLSREEEKGLEPSPASCLSYSHSSNMKLFQEHICKCRGKVKAVSFLLPMDMSAFAEKQGSLKSPQNQSTKHLMTITEKDM; encoded by the exons ATGGAGGGGAACACGCACCTCCTGCAGGTCATCCGCAAGATGCGCTCCCAAATCAAtaggctggagagggaaaacAGGGCGCTgaagggagagctgcagggctgcaggcagagagctGTGCCGGCGGAGAGAGGGGCGGCAGGAGCAGATGGGAACGACGTGAGGAGCCTCGCCATTGATGGGGAAGGACCGGCTGCAtctccagcatccctgcagggaAGCGCCACGGCCGCTCCAGCGCCGAGCGAGCAGACAG atACTGCCATGACTGTGAGACGCTACCCCACTGTCTCCCtagctcctgctccttccagcacAAGGTCCTACTGGGCTGGCAGGAAGCCTCCAAGCCATGGGCTCCTGGAGGTGCCAGACAGTGCCCAGccaccagcccctcctgctgcagcacagctcagcagggaagaggagaaagggcTTGAACCATCACCAGCCAGTTGTCTCTCCTACAGCCACTCCAGCAACATGAAGCTGTTTCAGGAGCACATCTGCAAGTGCAG GGGTAAAGTAAAGGCTGTGAGTTTCCTCTTACCAATGGATATGTCAGCATTTGCTGAAAAGCAAGGTTCTCTCAAAAGTCCACAAAATCAGAGCACAAAACATCTAATGACCATCACTGAAAAGGATATGTGA